A stretch of Desulfobacter hydrogenophilus DNA encodes these proteins:
- the panB gene encoding 3-methyl-2-oxobutanoate hydroxymethyltransferase codes for MNKKVTTSSLMKMKQEGKKITALTAYDYPSAAMVDRAGIDIILVGDSVGMTVQGWDTTLPVTMDEMIYHTKLVTRACTRSLVVGDMPFMSYQSGLDKAVENAGRFLKEAGATAVKLEGGADVCPAISAMAKAGIPVQAHIGLTPQSVHQMGGFKVQRDEERLLKDARDVEAAGAFSVVLEGIPAPIAQKITQSLTIPTIGIGAGPSCDGQILVFHDMLGINDGFIPKFVKKYVDIAALANQGLAEYIKEVQEGSFPSQKHSYK; via the coding sequence ATGAACAAAAAAGTTACCACTTCCAGCCTGATGAAGATGAAACAAGAGGGCAAAAAAATCACCGCCCTTACCGCCTATGACTATCCTTCCGCCGCCATGGTGGACCGTGCTGGAATCGATATTATCCTCGTGGGCGATTCCGTCGGCATGACAGTCCAGGGCTGGGACACCACCCTGCCCGTGACCATGGATGAAATGATTTATCATACAAAACTTGTGACCCGAGCCTGCACAAGATCCCTGGTGGTAGGTGACATGCCCTTCATGTCCTACCAGAGCGGCCTGGATAAAGCCGTTGAAAATGCCGGACGGTTTTTAAAGGAAGCCGGTGCCACAGCTGTAAAACTTGAAGGCGGTGCTGATGTCTGTCCTGCTATTTCAGCCATGGCAAAAGCGGGGATACCTGTCCAGGCTCACATTGGTCTGACACCCCAGTCCGTACATCAAATGGGGGGGTTCAAGGTGCAGCGGGATGAAGAACGTCTGCTTAAGGACGCCAGGGACGTTGAGGCAGCCGGGGCGTTTTCCGTAGTTCTGGAAGGTATTCCCGCTCCCATTGCCCAAAAAATAACCCAGTCCCTGACCATTCCCACCATCGGCATAGGTGCCGGTCCCTCTTGCGACGGCCAAATTCTGGTGTTCCACGACATGCTGGGTATCAATGACGGATTTATACCCAAATTCGTAAAAAAATATGTGGATATCGCGGCCCTGGCAAACCAGGGGCTTGCTGAATATATTAAAGAGGTTCAAGAGGGCAGTTTTCCCTCCCAGAAGCATTCATACAAATAG
- a CDS encoding Rossmann-like and DUF2520 domain-containing protein, which yields MNTPKHKFSVIGCGRVGICLATFLFKKAYEPVGFFSKSRSSAQAARTAAGCGTVFDTAADCARAGDIVFITTPDGVIESVCGDLVQQNALGPKTMVFHLSGAHSSEILAQAKQAGAVVGSIHPLQSFAPYEPGQASPFEGINISVEGDPDAVSQGKDIAATLGAKAFAIPTESKTLYHASAVVASNYLVTLVRFALTLLMETGLREDVAFEILSPLIQGTLSNIGSRGCTRALTGPVARGDHETVSRHMADIDEKIPEFSALYRLLGTHTLDIAKAGEGLTEEAEQTLSKLFEM from the coding sequence ATGAATACTCCCAAACATAAATTTTCCGTAATCGGCTGTGGACGGGTGGGGATTTGTCTGGCCACATTCCTCTTTAAAAAAGCGTATGAACCTGTAGGTTTTTTCAGCAAAAGCAGGAGTTCGGCTCAGGCCGCCAGGACAGCAGCCGGATGCGGTACCGTGTTTGATACGGCTGCAGACTGTGCCCGGGCCGGGGATATTGTTTTTATCACCACCCCTGACGGTGTCATAGAGTCTGTCTGCGGTGATCTTGTACAACAAAACGCCCTGGGACCGAAAACCATGGTGTTTCACCTGTCAGGCGCCCATTCTTCAGAAATTCTTGCCCAGGCAAAACAGGCCGGTGCGGTTGTGGGCTCCATCCATCCCCTGCAGTCCTTTGCTCCTTATGAACCGGGACAGGCAAGCCCCTTTGAGGGAATCAATATATCTGTTGAAGGGGACCCGGATGCCGTTTCCCAGGGAAAGGATATTGCTGCAACTCTTGGTGCCAAGGCCTTTGCCATCCCAACGGAATCCAAAACCCTTTACCATGCCTCGGCTGTGGTGGCATCCAACTACCTTGTCACTCTGGTACGGTTTGCTCTGACCCTTTTAATGGAAACAGGGCTTCGGGAAGATGTGGCATTTGAAATTTTATCGCCCCTGATCCAGGGCACCCTTTCCAATATAGGTTCCAGGGGCTGCACCCGTGCCTTGACAGGCCCTGTGGCCCGAGGGGATCATGAAACAGTGTCACGGCATATGGCTGATATTGACGAAAAAATACCGGAATTTTCAGCCCTCTACCGCCTACTGGGCACCCATACCCTGGATATAGCCAAAGCCGGGGAAGGACTGACTGAAGAAGCGGAACAAACACTATCCAAACTTTTTGAAATGTAA